Within Azoarcus sp. DD4, the genomic segment GTCATCGAATCGCTGGATCACGAAGGTCGCGGCGTTGCCCGGGTGGACGGGAAGGCAATCTTCATCGAGGGCGCCCTGCCCGGTGAGACCGTCGAGTATCAGGTGCATCGCAGCCGGCCCACCTACGAGCAGGCTGAAGCCCTTCGCATCATCAAGCGCAGCGCGCAACGGGTCACACCGCGCTGTCGTCATTTCGGTACCTGTGGCGGTTGCTCCATGCAGCATCTCGATCCGGTGGCGCAGGCCGCGACCAAGCAGCGCGTGCTCGAAGACGCCCTGTGGCACGTCGGCAAGGTCAGGCCGCAGATCATCTATCCCGCGATCCACGGCCCCGCCTGGGCCTACCGTTACCGAGCCCGGCTCGGCGTACGCCTGGTGCCGAAGAAGGGTGGGGTGCTGATCGGCTTTCATGAGCGCCGCTCCAGCTACATCGCCGATCTGCAGTCGTGCGACGTGCTGCCGCCTCACATCTCGGCCATGCTGCCGAAATTGAAGATGCTCGTCGCCGGGCTGTCGATTGCCGATCGCTTGCCCCAGATCGAGGTGGCGGTGAGCGACGACACCACGGTGCTGGTGTTCCGCAACCTGCTGCCGCTCAAGAGCGGGGATGAAGCCCGGCTCGCCGCATTTGCCGATACCGAGGGCGTCCAGGTCTGGCTGCAGCCCGGCGGGCCCGAGTCCATCCGGCCGCTGCATCCGAAGGATGGCCCGGGCCTCGCCTACACGCTGCCGGAATTCGATGTGAGCATGGATTTCCGCGCCACCGACTTCACCCAGGTGAATGTGCAGATCAACCGCCTGCTGATCCGCCGTTCGATGCAGTTGCTCGATCCTCGGCCGGGCGAGCGAATTGCCGACCTGTTCTGTGGCCTCGGCAACTTCAGCTTGCCGATCGCGCGGCGCGGGGCGACGGTGGTCGGAGTGGAAGGCAGCGATACATTGGTGGCGCGTGCGCTGGAAAACGCCCGCAAGAATGGCGTGGCGGAATGCAGCGAGTTCTACGCGGCCAATCTCTTCGAGGCGACCGAAGACAGTCTGGCCGCGCTCGGTCGTCTCGACAAGCTGCTGATCGATCCGCCGCGCGAAGGCGCGATCGCGGTGGTGAAGGCGCTCGGACCGGCGCAGCTGCCGCCGCGCATTGTCTATGTGTCGTGCAATCCGGCGACGCTGGCGCGGGATGCCGCGGTACTGGTGCGCGAGAAGGGCTACGCGCTGCGCGGCGCGGGCATCGCCAACATGTTCCCGCAGACCTCGCACGTGGAATCGATCGCGCTGTTCGAACTTGCCTGAGCGCGCAGCGGGGCGTGCGCGCCGCGCGTTTGGCAGTGCCGGGCGGAGTGATATACTCCGCCGCTTCCGGAGGTGTGGCAGAGCGGTTGAATGCACCGGTCTTGAAAACCGGCAGGGGTTTGCGCCCCTCGTGAGTTCGAATCTCACCGCCTCCGCCAGACAGCCCGCCACCCGCCATGCCCCGCCTCATTCTCCTGAACAAGCCCTACGGCGTGCTGTGCCAGTTCAGCGGCGAACCCGGGCGTGCGACATTGAAAGACTACGTGGCCGTTCCTGGCGTCTATGCCGCCGGCCGCCTCGATACCGACAGCGAAGGGCTGCTGCTGCTCACGGATGACGGCCAGTTGCAGCACCGTATCGCCGACCCCCGCCACAAGCTCCCCAAGACCTATCTCGTCCAGATCGAGGGCGAGCCCGACGATGCGGCACTCGATGCGCTGCGGCGCGGCGTCGACCTGGGTGATTTCCACACCCGTCCCTGTGTCGTGCAGCGCGCGGCTGAGCCCGACTGGTTGTGGCCGCGCGATCCGCCGGTACGTTTTCGCAAGTCCGTGCCGACCGCCTGGCTGGAGCTCGAACTGCGCGAAGGCAAGAACCGGCAGGTGCGGCGGATGACCGCCAAGGTCGGCTTTCCCACTTTGCGCCTGGTCCGGCTTGCGATCGGCCCCTGGCGGCTGGACGGCCTGGCGCCCGGTGCCTGGCGGGAGGTGCCGGCGATCCTGCCGGCGCCGCCAGATGCGGCTCCCCGGAGCAGCGCGGTTGCCGCCCGCCGGCGCTAGAATCGGCAATTCTTCCTTCCCCGGATCAAAGATGAACATGACGCATCTGCCTGTCCTGCCGCGTGTCCTGCTTGCCTTGACCCTGGCCGTGCCGGCGCTGGCAGCCCAGGCGCGCACGGAAATGCCGCGGAGCGAACTGTCAGCCGGCATGTACCGGATCGAGGTGGAAGTGGCTGCAACGCCGCAAAACCGGCAGCTTGGCCTGATGAACCGCAGGGAAATGGCCGCGCAGCACGGCATGGTGTTCGTGTTCACCGAAGACGCGCGCCACTGCATGTGGATGAAGAACACCTTGCTGCCGCTCTCGGTGGCCTTTCTCGACGCGCGCGGGCGCATCCTCAACATCGAGGACATGAAGCCGCAGACCGAGGACAGCCACTGCGCCAGCGGTGCGGCGCGCTTCGCCCTGGAGATGAACCAAGGCTGGTTCCGTGAGCGCGGGCTGAAGGCGGGAGACAGCATACGCGGTGTGGAGCGCCTGCCGGCCGGCTACTGAGGCGGGTTTACCGCCGCGCGCTGGCGCCGAATTGCGGCGCTTTGTCCCGCTTATTCCACGCCTGACGCTTGCCGCTGGGCGGCGATAATTGCCGCATCTGCCTTTGCGCCCGGCCTGATCCCGGCCCGGCGCGGCGTATCCGGAGCCGGCGGTGGCCGAAGACAGCGATCTCGAGAAAACAGAACCAGCATCAGGGCGACGGCTGGAGCAGGCCCGCGAGGAAGGGCAGGTTCCGCAGTCGCGCGAGCTGTCGACCTTTCTCGTCACCATCACCGGCGTCGTTACCCTCTGGATGCTGGGCGGCTGGATGGCGCAGCGGATGCTCGCCCTGATACGGCAGGCCTTCAGCTTCGAGCGCGAGATGGCCTACGACCCGACGCTGATGCTGGCCGAGCTGCAGAATCTGCTGGGGGGCGCCCTGCTGACGCTCATGCCCCTGTTCCTGGCCTTGCTGGTGGCGGCGGTCGCCTCGCCGATCGCATTGGGTGGTCTGGTGTTCGCGCCGAAGGCGCTGGGGCCGAACTTCGGCCGCCTAAATCCTATCCAGGGGCTGGGGCGGATGTTCTCGGTGCACGGTCTGGCCGAGATGGTGAAGGCGACACTGAAGGCGCTGCTGGTCGGCGGTGTCGGCGCAGCGGTACTGTGGGCCTACAAGGACCATCTCTTCGACCTGATGATCGAGCCGCTCGAAGTCAGCATGCCTGATTTCGCCGAAACCGTGATCTTCACGGCCCTGCTGATCGCTTCCAGCCTTGGCCTGCTGGCCTTGCTCGACGTGCCATTCCAGCTCTGGCAATACCACAAGCGGCTGCGCATGACCAAGGAAGAGGTCAAGCGGGAGTCCAAGGAGCAGGACGGCGATCCACAGCTCAAGGGCCGCATCCGCGCGATGCAGCGCGAGATGGCGCGCGGGCGGATGATGGCTGCGGTGCCCAACGCCGATGTCGTGGTGACCAACCCGACCCACTTTTCGGTCGCGCTCAAGTACGACGCCAACCGCATGGGGGCGCCGGTGGTGGTGGCCAAGGGGCGCGGCGAGACGGCGTTGAAGATCCGCGAGGTCGCGCGCGAAAACGATGTGCCGCTGCTTGAAGCGCCGCCGCTGGCGCGTGCGCTGTATGCCAACTGCGAGCTCGAACAGGCCATTCCGGCGGCGCTCTACACCGCGGTCGCCGAAGTGATGGCCTATGTCTATCAGCTCAACCACTGGATGGAGAGCGGTGGTCTGCCGCCCTCGACGCCGACCGACCTGACCGTGCCGGAAGGCATGGACCCGGGATCGCCCGACGAGGCCTGAGCCCGCCTGAACCGCCATGAACAATACCCTCAACCTGCGCGAACTCCTCTCCGCCGCCAACCTGCGCCAGCTGGCCGCACCCATCCTCATCGTCATGATTCTGTCGATGATGGTGCTGCCCCTGCCGGTCTTCCTGCTCGACGTCTTCTTCACCTTCAACATCGCGGTGTCGGTGATGGTGATGCTGGTGGCGATGTATTCCAAGAAGCCGCTGGATTTTTCGGTGTTCCCCACGGTGCTGCTGGTAACCACGCTGCTGCGCCTGTCGCTCAACGTCGCGTCCACCCGCATCGTGCTGCTCGAAGGCCACAACGGGCCGGACGCCGCCGGCAAGGTGATCGAGGCCTTCGGCCACTTCCTGGTCGGCGGCAACACCGCGGTCGGCATCGTGGTGTTCATCATCCTCACCCTGATCAACTTCGTGGTCATCACCAAGGGTGCGGGCCGTATCGCCGAAGTGAGCGCGCGCTTCACCCTGGATGCGATGCCGGGCAAGCAGATGGCGATCGACGCCGACCTCAACGCCGGCCTCATCGACGAGAAGACGGCCAAGGCCCGGCGCAAGGAGATCGCGCAGGAAGCCGACTTCTACGGCGCGATGGACGGTGCGTCCAAATTCGTACGCGGCGACGCGGTGGCCGGCATCCTGATCCTGGTCATCAACATCATCGGCGGGCTTTTTGTCGGCATCATCCAGCACAGCATGGCTGCCGGCGAGGCCGCCCACACCTACACCTTGCTCACCATCGGCGACGGCCTGGTGGCGCAGATCCCGGCGCTGATCATCTCGGTGGCGGCCGGCCTGGTGGT encodes:
- the flhB gene encoding flagellar biosynthesis protein FlhB produces the protein MAEDSDLEKTEPASGRRLEQAREEGQVPQSRELSTFLVTITGVVTLWMLGGWMAQRMLALIRQAFSFEREMAYDPTLMLAELQNLLGGALLTLMPLFLALLVAAVASPIALGGLVFAPKALGPNFGRLNPIQGLGRMFSVHGLAEMVKATLKALLVGGVGAAVLWAYKDHLFDLMIEPLEVSMPDFAETVIFTALLIASSLGLLALLDVPFQLWQYHKRLRMTKEEVKRESKEQDGDPQLKGRIRAMQREMARGRMMAAVPNADVVVTNPTHFSVALKYDANRMGAPVVVAKGRGETALKIREVARENDVPLLEAPPLARALYANCELEQAIPAALYTAVAEVMAYVYQLNHWMESGGLPPSTPTDLTVPEGMDPGSPDEA
- a CDS encoding pseudouridine synthase, producing the protein MPRLILLNKPYGVLCQFSGEPGRATLKDYVAVPGVYAAGRLDTDSEGLLLLTDDGQLQHRIADPRHKLPKTYLVQIEGEPDDAALDALRRGVDLGDFHTRPCVVQRAAEPDWLWPRDPPVRFRKSVPTAWLELELREGKNRQVRRMTAKVGFPTLRLVRLAIGPWRLDGLAPGAWREVPAILPAPPDAAPRSSAVAARRR
- the rlmD gene encoding 23S rRNA (uracil(1939)-C(5))-methyltransferase RlmD, with protein sequence MPVAVIESLDHEGRGVARVDGKAIFIEGALPGETVEYQVHRSRPTYEQAEALRIIKRSAQRVTPRCRHFGTCGGCSMQHLDPVAQAATKQRVLEDALWHVGKVRPQIIYPAIHGPAWAYRYRARLGVRLVPKKGGVLIGFHERRSSYIADLQSCDVLPPHISAMLPKLKMLVAGLSIADRLPQIEVAVSDDTTVLVFRNLLPLKSGDEARLAAFADTEGVQVWLQPGGPESIRPLHPKDGPGLAYTLPEFDVSMDFRATDFTQVNVQINRLLIRRSMQLLDPRPGERIADLFCGLGNFSLPIARRGATVVGVEGSDTLVARALENARKNGVAECSEFYAANLFEATEDSLAALGRLDKLLIDPPREGAIAVVKALGPAQLPPRIVYVSCNPATLARDAAVLVREKGYALRGAGIANMFPQTSHVESIALFELA
- a CDS encoding DUF192 domain-containing protein, yielding MTHLPVLPRVLLALTLAVPALAAQARTEMPRSELSAGMYRIEVEVAATPQNRQLGLMNRREMAAQHGMVFVFTEDARHCMWMKNTLLPLSVAFLDARGRILNIEDMKPQTEDSHCASGAARFALEMNQGWFRERGLKAGDSIRGVERLPAGY